AACTACTTTACAATCCATTATATCCCATTTTACACCATTTCACTTTCCTGGATTCCAGGGCTTTTGACTTTTGCAGAAAGCTTAATAATCAATACGTAGGATTTCGGCTTCGAGAAAGTAAATGTTAAAAGGCCTTATTCAGCCCTTTTCGGAGAATAAAAAAGGCCATCGCGAACCACGACAGCCTATATATAATAAGAAGAAAATCGAACGATGCAGGATTTGGCAATTTCAGCAGGAAACCGCTTTCCATTCTCCGATATTACGGGTGGCAGGATCGAAAGAAGCACCCACTTTCACCAATTGGCGACCATCGGCAGTATAAGGAATCAGATACCCCTTATCGTCAATCTGACTGAGGGCTTCATCTAAAGAGCCGTTCAGCTTAAATTCGAATACGTAAATACGGTCGGTTGTTTTTACCACCGCATCGGCACGCCCGAAAGCACTGCGCACCTCCGTTTCAACAAACTGTCCCAACAATTTGAACACGAGATAGAAAATCACTTGATAATGCCGTTCCGTCTGGTCGTTCAATTCATAAGGTACGCCTGCAAAGAAAGCACGCAAACGGGTCATAAAGGCTTCAACATCTCCATCGCGTAGTTCTCTTGTGAACTTACCGATGTAGAAAGGCGTTTCCAAACTCGATACGGGAGTATAGAACGGAGCGATAAAGTTCAACCAGCCATATTTCACTTCGGCGTTTGGGTAGCCCAATATATAGTAATTCAAATCAGCATCATATCCTTTTATTGTCAGATAACCGCTCTGATAAATTACCGGTATCGGGTTTTTGAAATCCATCCGGTAGTCGGTCAACATGGCGGCGGGTACTTCCATTCCGTCCAGTTGGCGCAAATCGTAGTCGGTTTTCTGCAACATCTCTACCAGGGCGGTAGGAGTACCGGTGGCAAACCAAAAGTTGCTAAACCTTTTTTGGTCAAGTGCGTTTAGCAAGCTGAAGGGGTTATAAAGACCTTCACTCTGAAACTCGGAAAAATAATACCCGTCGTACCGACGAGTCAGTTCATTCATTGTCTGCTCATAGGTCAACCCATTCATTTCTCCCAATGCGGCCAGGTCGGGCTGGAAGTTCTGCTCGATCTCTTCGTGGGTAAGACCACAGATCAAAGCATATTCGGGAACCATACTGATATCTTTCAACTGGTTGAGATTGCTGAACACACCTAGTTGTGAGAACTTAGTCACGCCGGTAATGAAGACAAAGCGCAGGTAGCGGTCGGCATCCTTCAATACGGTATAGAAGCCGGTCAGCATCTCGCGGTAAAGACGGTGCAGGCTGTCGTCGGTCAGGCTACGGAGCAGAGGTTTATCGTATTCATCGATAAGAACGACTACTTTCTGCCCGGTCTTTTCGTTCGCCTGCCGGATAATCTGCATAAACCGCCCGGCATACCCCAGTTCTTTATCGGTGGCACCATACTTTTTTTCCCACTCGATAAAATGACCTTCAAACACCTGTTCCAGGCTTCGCTTATCTTCATAAAACTGGGCATTAAGACTCAACAGCAACACCGGATGTACCGTCCAGTCCTTTTCGAGCCGTTCCATAGCCAGTCCTTTAAACACCTCTTTCCTTCCAAGGAAGTAGGCTTCGAGGGTGGAAAGCAGCAGGCTTTTACCGAAACGACGCGGACGGCTCAGAAATATCTGTGCCCCGGTAACCGCCAAACGGTATACCAACGCTGTTTTATCCACATATAAGAAATCAGCTTCACGCAGTTTGGTGAAGTCCTGTACCCCGATAGGGAATTTTCTGATCGGCATCGTTTCCATATATCCGCTGTTTTAAAAGTATGAATACAAAGATATAAATAATGCGCCAATTAAAGAATGTGCCCATAGGATAATTGGAAAAGAGAAGCCGCGGACGAGTTTGCCTGTAAAAAAGGGTGATCCCTTTTGAAAAGGAACCACCCCGGATAAGATATGTATGTATTATCTTCTTACTTCAAATCAGCCGCTTCCAGTATCCGGTCGACAGCCTGAGCCAAACCATCCGAATTTTTACCTCCGGCAGTTGCGAAGTGAGCCTGGCCACCACCGCCGCCCTGGATCAGTTTGGCAGCATCTTTCACTAACTTGCTTGCATCCAAGCCATCGGCTACGAGCGGTTCGCTCAACATAACCATCAAAGCACATTTGGCACCGTCCTTAATTCCGGCTACGAAGCATACTTTTTCATCCGTATTGCTTTCGCCCTTGATCTGGAATGCCAGGTCCTTGATCGCATCCACATTGGCTTCGCCACGGTAGACAACCACTTTCACACCGTGACGTTCTACCGCTTTCGCAATCAGTTCTTTCTTCAACGTAGCGACTTTTTCCTTCACATAATCGCCCACCTGTTTTTTCAGTTCCGCATTTTCTTCGATAGATTTGCGGATCGTCTGCGCCAGGTTAGGTACATTATTAAATAAAGCACGCAGTTCACGCATTGAATCCTGTAACATGAATGTATAGTTCTCTGCACCTTCGGCCGTCACCGCTTCGATACGGCGAACACCTGCTGCAATGGAACTTTCTGCCACTACACGCAATGAACCGATCATACCGGTTGCCGGGATATGCGTACCACCGCACAACTCGATAGAAGAACCGTATTTAACCACACGTACTTCTTCGCCATACTTTTCACCGAACAGAGCCATAGCACCCAAAGCCTGAGCCTGTGCGATCGGCATATTGCGGTGCTCTTCCAGCGGGAAGTTGGCACGGATCTTTTCACTCACCAGCTTTTCTACCTGACGGATCTCCTCGTCGGTCACTTTCTGGAAGTGAGAGAAGTCGAAACGAAGGGCTTCGGGAGAAACGAAAGAACCTTTCTGTTCGACATGTGTTCCCAGCACTTCACGCAAAGCTTCGTGCAACAAGTGGGTAGCCGAGTGATTGCATTCACACTGGATACGTTTCTTTTCATTGATCTTAGCCGTAAACGTAACCGTTACATCTTTCGGCAAGCGAGTGACGAAATGTACCGGCAGGTTGTTTTCACGCTTGGTATCTATTACATCCAGTTTCTCATCGTCAGCGATCAACCATCCGGTATCACCGACCTGTCCGCCCATCTCTGCATAGAACGGAGTCTGGTCCAGGACGATCTGGAAAAGTTCTTTATTCTTCTGTTTGATCTTACGGTAACGCAGGATCTCGGCTTCACATTCGAACAGGTCGTAACCAACGAACTTGGCTTCACCTTCTTTCAGAACCACCCAGTCGCCTGTCTCGATAGCGGCAGCATTGCGGGCACGTTCTTTCTGTTTCTGCATTTCGGCATTGAACTCTTCGATATTTACCTCCATACCGTTTTCACGCAGGATCAGTTCAGTCAGGTCCAACGGGAATCCGTAAGTATCATATAATGTAAAGGCATCCACACCGCTGATAACGGTTTTACCGGCAGCCTTTGTTTCTTCCATTTTCTTATCCAGCAGACGGATACCTGTTTCCAGAGTGCGCAGGAATGATTCTTCTTCTTCCTTGATCACTTTCTCGATCAGCGTCTTTTGGGCAACCAGTTCAGGATAAGCATCTCCCATCGTTTCGATCAGGACAGGCAGCAAGCTGTACATAAATGCTTCGCGGCGACCGAGGAAGGTATAACCGTAACGAACGGCACGGCGCAGGATACGACGGATCACATAACCGGCTTTGGCATTCGACGGCAACTGACCGTCTGTGATAGAGAATGCGATCGTACGGATATGGTCGGCAATCACACGCATAGCGATATCCTGTTGTCTGTTCTCGCCATATTTTGTTCCGGTCTTTCCGGCAATGACCTGGATGATCGGCTGGAAGACATCGGTATCGTAATTGGAAGTCTTACCCTGCAGGGACATACACAGACGTTCGAATCCCATACCTGTATCGATCACCTTGGCAGGCAGCGGTTCCAGCGAACCGTCCGCTTTACGGTTGAACTGCATGAACACCAGGTTCCAAATCTCGATCACCTGCGGATGATCTTTGTTGACCATTTCGGCACCGCTCTTGGCAGCACGTTCTTCGTCCGAACGGAGGTCTATATGGATTTCAGAGCAGGGACCGCAAGGACCGGTATCACCCATTTCCCAAAAATTATCATGTTTGTTACCGTTGATGATATGATCCTTCGGCAGGAACTGCTCCCAGTATCCGGCAGCTTCATCGTCACGCGACAAACCTTCGGCGGGACTTCCTTCAAATACAGTTGCATACAAACGTTTCGGGTCCAGCTTCAGAACATCTACCAGATATTCCCATGCCCATCCGATCGCTTCCTTCTTGAAATAATCACCGAACGACCAGTTTCCCAACATTTCAAACATGGTGTGATGATAGGTATCGTGTCCTACCTCTTCTAGGTCGTTATGCTTTCCGCTTACACGAAGACATTTCTGCGAGTCCGCGACGCGAGAATACTTAATAGGTACATTTCCCAGGATTATATCTTTAAACTGGTTCATGCCCGCATTGGTGAACATCAATGTCGGGTCACCCTTCACTACCATTGGAGCAGACGGTACAATCTGGTGCTGCTTGGAAGCGAAGAACTCTTTAAACGATTCACGGATTTCTTTTGCTGTCAACATAATCTATTTATATAGTTCTCGTTAATATTCTGAAAAACAATTTGCAAAAGTACTGCAAATTATTATTTTTGCACGTATCCAAGCAATAAAATATTCAATGAAACTGTTTAAAACAAGAAAAACATATTACTTATATAACCCGAACACGCTCAGTTACGAGCGCGTTTACCCCTCCGCCAAAGACCGTTTCTTCATTGTGCTCCGTCATTTGAGTATCGGTGCGGCAATCGGTATCGGTGTCTTTTTTATCCTGATGTACACGATCGACTCGCCGGTCGAATCGCTGCTGAAGAAAGAGAACAAACTGCTGCAAACCCAATACGAAGTACTCTCCCTGCGTCTGACGAATGCCTTGGATGTCCTGGACGACATCCAGCAACGCGATGAAAATCTGTATCGCGCAATCTTCCAGGCGGAATCCATTCCGGAATCGGTGCGCAAGTCCGGTTTCGGAGGAACCAACCGTTACGAACATCTGATGAGCCTGCCTAACCCGGAACTGGTAGTCTCTACCGCACAGAAGATGGATATGCTGTCCAAGCAGCTATATATACAGTCCAACTCCCTGGAGGAGCTGATCAAGCTGGGAAAGAACCAGGAAGAACGCAGCCGGTGTATACCTGCCATACAGCCCATATCCAATAAGGACCTGCGCCGTACGGCTTCCGGTTACGGGGTGCGTATCGACCCGATCTACCGGACCCCCCGTTTCCACTCGGGGATGGACTTCTCTGCCAAAGTCGGAACGGAGATTTATGCGACCGGTGACGGCGTGGTTACTTTTGCCGCCTGGAAACAAGGGTATGGTAACTGTCTGATGATCGATCACGGCTACGGATTCCAGACACTTTACGGACACATGAGCAAATTCAAAAAACGTGTCGGCCAGAAGGTGACGCGCGGAGAAGTGATCGGTGAAGTCGGAAATACCGGAAAATCAACCGGTCCACACCTGCATTACGAAGTGATAGTACGTGGCAAACATGATAACCCGTCCAGATATTACTATATGGATCTTACTCCGGAAGAATACGACCGTATGATCCAGATCGCAGAAAACCATGGACAGGTAATGGATTAAACATCTTTAAGACGATGGCATTAAATAAAGATAAAAATCTGAAGCTGTATTTCTCCATCAGCGAGGTGGCACAGATGTTCGACGTGAACGAATCGACCCTGCGCTTTTGGGAAAAAGAATTTGATATTATCCGCCCGCGCAAGACGGCCAAAGGAACCCGTTTCTACAAGCAGGAAGATATCGACGCGGTACGTCTGATCTTCCATCTAGTCAAGGAACGGGGCATGACGCTGGCGGGTGCCCGGCAAAAACTGAAAGATAACAGGGAGACAACGATCCGGCAGGAAGAGATTGTCAATAAACTGAAACAAATAAAGGAAGAACTATTGTCGATGAAAGCCGCGTTCGATGCCCTCGACCCTTCCGAAATCCCCCAGGAAGAGAAAATCTAAGCCAAACAATTAGCAGGTTACGCCGGAAAAGTGTACCTTCGCCGACAATTTAATAGAACAATAAATATGGAAATTACGGGAAAGATTATTGCCGTACTGCCAGTACAGGGCGGCACAAGTAAAAACGGAAACGAGTGGAAAAAACAGGAGTACGTATTAGAAACACATGACCAATACCCTAAGAAAGTTTGCTTCCAGATCTTCGGTGCCGACCGCATCGAACAGGCAGCGATACAACCCGGAGAAGAATTGACCGTATCATTCGATATAGATAGCCGTGAATATCAGGGACGTTGGTTCACAAATATCAACGCATGGAAGGTAGACCGTCCGATGACGATGGCTCCTCAGTCTGCACCGGGTGCTATGACTCCGGATAATTTTGCACCGGCTTCTGCACCGACAGCACCGGCTGCTCCTGATTTCGGTCCGGCTAATCCGATCGACGACCTGCCATTTTAGTTGACAGTTGACAAGTGACAGTTGACAGTTATTTCGGCTTTCAACCAATTTATTTCGAAGCTAAAATTGTCAACTGTCACTTGTCTACTATCAACTGTTAGAACGGATACCCGATTGCCAGGTGCCAGCCCGGAGTATATTTGGGAACGTTGAAATAACCGTTTTTATCCGTTTCGTAAGGGACATGCAGAGGGATACCCATATCCAAACGGATAACGATAAAGGTCAGGTCGTAACGCAAACCGACACCGGCATCGAGTGCCAGGTCTTTCAGGAAACGGCCCCATTTCAACTGACCGCCGGGACGTTGATCGTCGTTACGGATCAGCCAGATATTACCGGTATCGATAAAAGCCGCCCCGTGCAGGTCGCCCAGGATCGGGAAACGGTATTCGAGATTGGCTTCGAACTTCAGGTCGCCGGTCTGATCCAAATAACTGTATGCATTCTTTTCCTCCGGACGATAGCGGCCCGGACCAATCGAACGGATCGTGAAAGCACGCAGGCTGTTCGCCCCACCAATATAGAACTGCTCGTTGTAAGGAGATATGCGGGCATTTCCGTAACTATAGATAGCTCCCGCCATCATACGGCCGACCAGGTGCTGGTTATGACCGATCTTATAATTGTAACGGACCTCCGCCGTTCCTTTCACGAACTGGGCGAATTTATTCCCCAACAAATGCTTTCCTTCCTCATTGAATTTCTGTCCGGCAATAGCATAACCGGCAGCCAACAAGTTACCCGCCTGTGAAACGGACAGCTGCAGCCAGGTATGATTCCGCTTGGAAGTGATCGGGGCATCATCGTAGGTATAGGTATACCCCATTGCTGGTACGAACTGATTCTCCAAACTCAGCTTCAGGGCACGGTTATATTGCGTTATACTGTCAAACTCATGCGTCGTCGACTGGAGCAGATTGTATGTCAGCTTGAACGGCGTGATCGAATGGTGGCTGGTGGCAGACGACTGATAATCGTACGAAGCATTCCCACCAAAGGCCAGCATCTTAAAGAAACGCGCCCGGTTCAATTGGTCGACATACAGGCGGAACGAGGTACTCGAAGGATACAAGCCATCCTTTTTCATCATTCCGGGGAACAGCAACTGCGGGAATGTCAGCGTCCCGCTCAATCCCATCTCCCAGCTATTGATAGCCGATTTGGCACCGTCCACCCGCTTACCGGTCTGCCACTCGTAAGAACCGCGCAAACGTACGCCGAAGGTCTCACCTCCACCGAACACGTTTCGCTTGGTCACACTGAAGATAGCTCCCGGACCTAGCTGGTCGTTACTCTTCGATGTCACGTTCACTTCCAGCTCGCCATCGAGCGGCAGGTCATAAACCGTATTGATCTTCAGGTCGAGAGTATCCTGGCGACGAGCCGTATCGCGCGGGATATATTGCATTTCGGAATACCGGAAAATGCCGAGACGCGAATAACTGGTCTGCGTCCGCTGCTGACTCTCCTGCGAATAGAGGTCGCCGGAATGGAAACGCAGGCGGTTGTAAAGTACCGACGGGCGGACACGCAGTTTGCCTTCGTAATAGACCGTCATATCTTTATAACGGATCGAATCGGTCGGCGGCTCGTTATTATAGCCGTTCAGCCAGACGGAAATATCACCG
This is a stretch of genomic DNA from Parabacteroides chongii. It encodes these proteins:
- a CDS encoding ATP-binding protein — its product is METMPIRKFPIGVQDFTKLREADFLYVDKTALVYRLAVTGAQIFLSRPRRFGKSLLLSTLEAYFLGRKEVFKGLAMERLEKDWTVHPVLLLSLNAQFYEDKRSLEQVFEGHFIEWEKKYGATDKELGYAGRFMQIIRQANEKTGQKVVVLIDEYDKPLLRSLTDDSLHRLYREMLTGFYTVLKDADRYLRFVFITGVTKFSQLGVFSNLNQLKDISMVPEYALICGLTHEEIEQNFQPDLAALGEMNGLTYEQTMNELTRRYDGYYFSEFQSEGLYNPFSLLNALDQKRFSNFWFATGTPTALVEMLQKTDYDLRQLDGMEVPAAMLTDYRMDFKNPIPVIYQSGYLTIKGYDADLNYYILGYPNAEVKYGWLNFIAPFYTPVSSLETPFYIGKFTRELRDGDVEAFMTRLRAFFAGVPYELNDQTERHYQVIFYLVFKLLGQFVETEVRSAFGRADAVVKTTDRIYVFEFKLNGSLDEALSQIDDKGYLIPYTADGRQLVKVGASFDPATRNIGEWKAVSC
- the alaS gene encoding alanine--tRNA ligase; its protein translation is MLTAKEIRESFKEFFASKQHQIVPSAPMVVKGDPTLMFTNAGMNQFKDIILGNVPIKYSRVADSQKCLRVSGKHNDLEEVGHDTYHHTMFEMLGNWSFGDYFKKEAIGWAWEYLVDVLKLDPKRLYATVFEGSPAEGLSRDDEAAGYWEQFLPKDHIINGNKHDNFWEMGDTGPCGPCSEIHIDLRSDEERAAKSGAEMVNKDHPQVIEIWNLVFMQFNRKADGSLEPLPAKVIDTGMGFERLCMSLQGKTSNYDTDVFQPIIQVIAGKTGTKYGENRQQDIAMRVIADHIRTIAFSITDGQLPSNAKAGYVIRRILRRAVRYGYTFLGRREAFMYSLLPVLIETMGDAYPELVAQKTLIEKVIKEEEESFLRTLETGIRLLDKKMEETKAAGKTVISGVDAFTLYDTYGFPLDLTELILRENGMEVNIEEFNAEMQKQKERARNAAAIETGDWVVLKEGEAKFVGYDLFECEAEILRYRKIKQKNKELFQIVLDQTPFYAEMGGQVGDTGWLIADDEKLDVIDTKRENNLPVHFVTRLPKDVTVTFTAKINEKKRIQCECNHSATHLLHEALREVLGTHVEQKGSFVSPEALRFDFSHFQKVTDEEIRQVEKLVSEKIRANFPLEEHRNMPIAQAQALGAMALFGEKYGEEVRVVKYGSSIELCGGTHIPATGMIGSLRVVAESSIAAGVRRIEAVTAEGAENYTFMLQDSMRELRALFNNVPNLAQTIRKSIEENAELKKQVGDYVKEKVATLKKELIAKAVERHGVKVVVYRGEANVDAIKDLAFQIKGESNTDEKVCFVAGIKDGAKCALMVMLSEPLVADGLDASKLVKDAAKLIQGGGGGQAHFATAGGKNSDGLAQAVDRILEAADLK
- a CDS encoding M23 family metallopeptidase, which codes for MKLFKTRKTYYLYNPNTLSYERVYPSAKDRFFIVLRHLSIGAAIGIGVFFILMYTIDSPVESLLKKENKLLQTQYEVLSLRLTNALDVLDDIQQRDENLYRAIFQAESIPESVRKSGFGGTNRYEHLMSLPNPELVVSTAQKMDMLSKQLYIQSNSLEELIKLGKNQEERSRCIPAIQPISNKDLRRTASGYGVRIDPIYRTPRFHSGMDFSAKVGTEIYATGDGVVTFAAWKQGYGNCLMIDHGYGFQTLYGHMSKFKKRVGQKVTRGEVIGEVGNTGKSTGPHLHYEVIVRGKHDNPSRYYYMDLTPEEYDRMIQIAENHGQVMD
- a CDS encoding MerR family transcriptional regulator, whose product is MALNKDKNLKLYFSISEVAQMFDVNESTLRFWEKEFDIIRPRKTAKGTRFYKQEDIDAVRLIFHLVKERGMTLAGARQKLKDNRETTIRQEEIVNKLKQIKEELLSMKAAFDALDPSEIPQEEKI
- a CDS encoding DUF3127 domain-containing protein, with product MEITGKIIAVLPVQGGTSKNGNEWKKQEYVLETHDQYPKKVCFQIFGADRIEQAAIQPGEELTVSFDIDSREYQGRWFTNINAWKVDRPMTMAPQSAPGAMTPDNFAPASAPTAPAAPDFGPANPIDDLPF
- a CDS encoding BamA/TamA family outer membrane protein, whose translation is MKKKDILYRLLEVTICSRNKQYSFPLLRGGRGCVIFSLLLFLLASCSTTKNLPEGEVLYTGIKKIDVTHDDQTTAGEDALAEVEGALAYPPNNALLGSSSIRVPFPFGLWVYNAFVNRKGKVGKWIFDKLAAKPVFISTVNPDVRIKVAQNLLKEYGYFNGTTSFQVDTNPKNAKKAKLVYQVEMNQPYTYDSIRYVRMRHKMDTLVQNTIGDRLLRDGDNFNVTNLEAERQRITSLLRNNGFYYFRPEFITYQADTIMNPGKVALRVMTKPGLPRAALRPWTIGDISVWLNGYNNEPPTDSIRYKDMTVYYEGKLRVRPSVLYNRLRFHSGDLYSQESQQRTQTSYSRLGIFRYSEMQYIPRDTARRQDTLDLKINTVYDLPLDGELEVNVTSKSNDQLGPGAIFSVTKRNVFGGGETFGVRLRGSYEWQTGKRVDGAKSAINSWEMGLSGTLTFPQLLFPGMMKKDGLYPSSTSFRLYVDQLNRARFFKMLAFGGNASYDYQSSATSHHSITPFKLTYNLLQSTTHEFDSITQYNRALKLSLENQFVPAMGYTYTYDDAPITSKRNHTWLQLSVSQAGNLLAAGYAIAGQKFNEEGKHLLGNKFAQFVKGTAEVRYNYKIGHNQHLVGRMMAGAIYSYGNARISPYNEQFYIGGANSLRAFTIRSIGPGRYRPEEKNAYSYLDQTGDLKFEANLEYRFPILGDLHGAAFIDTGNIWLIRNDDQRPGGQLKWGRFLKDLALDAGVGLRYDLTFIVIRLDMGIPLHVPYETDKNGYFNVPKYTPGWHLAIGYPF